A stretch of Microbulbifer bruguierae DNA encodes these proteins:
- the rpoC gene encoding DNA-directed RNA polymerase subunit beta', which produces MKDLLNLVKAQDQLEEFDAIRIGLASPDMIRSWSYGEVKKPETINYRTFKPEREGLFCAKIFGPVKDYECLCGKYKRMKHRGIICEKCGVEVTKAKVRRERMGHIELASPVAHIWFLKSLPSRIGLLLDMTLRDIERVLYFESYVVTDPGMTTLERGQLLNDEQYFEAMEEFADEFEAKMGAEAIQELMNDIDLPQEIQRLREEIPATNSETKIKKLSKRLKLLEAFYKSGNKPEWMVMQALPVLPPDLRPLVPLDGGRFATSDLNDLYRRVINRNNRLKRLLELNAPDIIVRNEKRMLQESVDALLDNGRRGRAITGSNKRPLKSLADMIKGKQGRFRQNLLGKRVDYSGRSVIVVGPTLRLHQCGLPKKMALELFKPFIFGKLEARGLATTIKAAKKMVEREEAIVWDILDEVIREHPVLLNRAPTLHRLGIQAFEPVLIEGKAIQLHPLVCAAYNADFDGDQMAVHVPLTIEAQLESRALMMSTNNILSPANGEPIIVPSQDVVLGLYWMTRERVNDKGEGMFFTDIKEVSRAFYAKQVGLQAKVKVRIDEVEVGEDGEKHKTRTVYDTTVGRALLWNIVPDGLPFEFVNQPMKKKAISRVLNECYRKVGLKATVIFADQLMYTGFDFSTKSGSSIGVNDFEIPAAKADLIASAEAEVKEIESQFASGLVTAGEKYNKVIDVWSRTNDKVTQAMMAGIKKEPVIDREGNETEQDSFNSVYMYADSGARGSEAQIRQLAGMRGLMARPDGSIIENAITANFREGLSVLQYFISTHGARKGLADTALKTANSGYLTRRLVDVAQDVVITEIDCGTDDGLTMAPVIEGGDVIESLGDRILGRVVARDVIKPGSDEIAVPAGTMIDEAWVERIEGMGIDEVIVRSAITCETAHGICAQCYGRDLARGHRANPGEAVGVVAAQSIGEPGTQLTMRTFHIGGAASRASAADSIQVKQPGTVRLHNVKTVKAESGNLIAVSRSGELAVADPSGRERERYKLPYGANISVYEGAEVEGGQIVAKWDPHTHPIITEVAGWVKLSGMEDGLSIRKQTDEITGLSSIEIIDPAERPAAGKDLRPAVTLVDENGEELTLASSNAPAHYALPPRAILSLAENNKVNVGDVIARIPQESGKTKDITGGLPRVADLFEARKPKEPSILAEISGTVSFGKETKGKIRLQITPRDGKPLANGKDHYEVLIPKHRQLTVFEGETVEKGEVISDGPSNPHDILRLKGVEELARYITNEIQEVYRLQGVGINDKHIETIVRQMLRKVEILEMGDSEFIKGDQVEYQRVVEENERLRAEGKQPAQFERLLLGITKASLATESFLSAASFQETTRVLTEAAVTGKEDSLRGLKENVVVGRLIPAGTGLAYHAERKRKRQQQVSLSYGEGPSAEEVEAALTEALKSSGE; this is translated from the coding sequence TTGAAAGATTTGTTAAACCTGGTGAAAGCCCAGGATCAGCTGGAAGAATTTGACGCTATCCGTATCGGTCTGGCATCCCCGGACATGATCCGCTCCTGGTCCTACGGCGAAGTGAAAAAGCCGGAGACCATCAACTACCGTACCTTCAAGCCGGAGCGTGAAGGCCTGTTCTGTGCCAAGATTTTTGGCCCGGTAAAGGACTACGAGTGCCTGTGCGGTAAGTACAAGCGCATGAAACACCGCGGCATCATCTGTGAAAAATGCGGCGTGGAAGTGACCAAGGCCAAGGTGCGCCGTGAGCGCATGGGCCACATCGAGCTGGCGAGCCCGGTCGCGCATATCTGGTTCCTGAAATCCCTGCCGTCCCGGATCGGCCTGCTGCTGGATATGACCCTGCGTGATATCGAGCGTGTGCTGTACTTCGAAAGCTATGTTGTGACCGATCCGGGTATGACTACCCTGGAGCGCGGCCAGCTGCTGAACGACGAGCAGTACTTCGAAGCGATGGAAGAGTTCGCCGACGAGTTCGAAGCGAAAATGGGTGCGGAAGCCATCCAGGAGCTGATGAACGACATCGACCTGCCCCAGGAAATCCAGCGCCTGCGCGAAGAGATCCCGGCCACCAATTCCGAGACCAAGATCAAGAAGCTGTCCAAGCGTCTGAAACTGCTGGAAGCCTTCTACAAATCTGGCAACAAGCCGGAGTGGATGGTCATGCAGGCACTGCCGGTTCTGCCGCCGGACCTGCGCCCGCTGGTACCGCTGGACGGTGGCCGCTTTGCGACCTCCGACCTGAACGACCTGTACCGCCGCGTGATCAACCGTAACAACCGTCTGAAGCGCCTGCTTGAGCTGAATGCGCCGGACATTATCGTGCGCAACGAAAAGCGCATGCTGCAGGAGTCTGTGGACGCGTTGCTGGACAACGGCCGTCGCGGTCGTGCCATCACCGGTTCCAACAAGCGCCCGCTGAAATCCCTGGCCGACATGATCAAGGGTAAGCAGGGTCGTTTCCGTCAGAACCTGCTGGGTAAGCGCGTCGACTACTCCGGTCGTTCCGTGATCGTGGTAGGTCCGACCCTGCGCCTGCACCAGTGTGGTCTGCCGAAGAAAATGGCCCTCGAGCTGTTCAAGCCGTTCATTTTCGGCAAGCTGGAAGCCCGCGGCCTGGCCACCACCATCAAGGCGGCCAAGAAAATGGTCGAGCGCGAAGAAGCTATCGTGTGGGATATCCTCGACGAGGTGATCCGCGAGCACCCGGTACTGCTGAACCGTGCACCGACCCTGCACCGTCTGGGTATCCAGGCGTTCGAGCCGGTGCTGATTGAAGGTAAAGCGATTCAGCTGCACCCGCTGGTGTGTGCGGCGTACAACGCCGACTTCGACGGTGACCAGATGGCGGTACACGTGCCGCTGACCATCGAAGCGCAGCTGGAATCCCGCGCGCTGATGATGTCCACCAACAACATCCTGTCGCCCGCGAACGGCGAGCCGATCATCGTACCGTCCCAGGACGTGGTACTGGGTCTGTACTGGATGACCCGCGAACGCGTAAACGATAAAGGCGAAGGCATGTTCTTCACCGATATCAAGGAAGTCAGCCGGGCCTTCTACGCCAAACAGGTTGGCCTGCAGGCGAAGGTGAAAGTGCGTATCGACGAAGTCGAGGTGGGTGAAGACGGCGAGAAGCACAAAACCCGTACCGTATACGACACCACTGTTGGCCGCGCGCTGCTGTGGAACATCGTACCGGACGGCCTGCCCTTCGAATTCGTCAACCAGCCGATGAAGAAGAAGGCGATCTCCCGCGTACTGAACGAGTGCTACCGCAAGGTGGGCCTGAAGGCGACCGTTATCTTTGCTGACCAGCTGATGTATACCGGTTTCGACTTCTCCACCAAATCCGGTTCCTCCATTGGTGTGAACGACTTCGAAATCCCGGCGGCCAAGGCCGACCTGATTGCCTCTGCGGAAGCGGAAGTGAAAGAAATTGAGAGCCAGTTTGCTTCCGGTCTGGTAACCGCGGGTGAGAAATACAACAAGGTCATCGATGTTTGGTCCCGTACCAACGACAAGGTGACCCAGGCGATGATGGCCGGTATCAAGAAAGAGCCGGTGATCGATCGCGAAGGCAACGAAACCGAGCAGGACTCCTTCAACTCCGTATACATGTACGCCGACTCCGGCGCACGGGGTTCTGAAGCTCAGATCCGCCAGCTCGCCGGTATGCGTGGTCTGATGGCGCGTCCAGACGGCTCCATTATCGAGAACGCCATTACTGCTAACTTCCGTGAAGGTCTGAGCGTACTGCAGTACTTCATTTCGACCCACGGTGCTCGTAAAGGTCTGGCGGATACCGCACTGAAAACCGCGAACTCCGGTTACCTGACCCGCCGTCTGGTGGACGTGGCCCAGGACGTGGTGATCACCGAAATCGACTGTGGCACCGACGACGGCCTGACCATGGCGCCGGTGATCGAAGGCGGTGACGTGATCGAATCTCTGGGTGACCGCATCCTCGGCCGTGTCGTGGCCCGCGATGTGATCAAGCCCGGCAGCGACGAGATCGCCGTACCCGCCGGTACCATGATCGACGAAGCCTGGGTTGAGCGCATTGAAGGTATGGGTATCGACGAGGTTATCGTGCGTTCTGCGATCACCTGTGAAACCGCCCACGGTATTTGTGCCCAGTGTTACGGTCGCGACCTGGCTCGCGGTCACCGCGCCAACCCGGGTGAAGCCGTGGGTGTTGTGGCAGCACAGTCCATCGGTGAGCCGGGTACCCAGCTGACCATGCGTACCTTCCACATCGGTGGTGCGGCGAGTCGTGCGTCTGCGGCGGACAGCATCCAGGTGAAGCAGCCGGGTACCGTGCGTCTGCACAACGTGAAGACCGTAAAAGCCGAAAGCGGCAACCTGATCGCGGTTTCCCGCTCTGGTGAACTGGCGGTCGCTGATCCTTCCGGTCGTGAGCGTGAGCGCTACAAGCTGCCCTACGGTGCCAATATCAGCGTTTACGAAGGTGCTGAAGTCGAAGGCGGCCAGATTGTGGCCAAGTGGGACCCGCACACTCACCCGATCATCACCGAGGTGGCCGGTTGGGTGAAACTGTCTGGTATGGAAGATGGTCTGTCCATCCGCAAGCAGACCGATGAAATTACCGGTCTGTCTTCCATCGAGATCATCGATCCGGCTGAGCGTCCGGCTGCGGGTAAAGACCTGCGCCCGGCGGTGACCCTGGTGGATGAGAATGGTGAAGAGCTGACTCTGGCGAGCTCCAACGCACCTGCGCACTACGCGCTGCCGCCGCGGGCGATCCTGAGCCTGGCCGAGAATAACAAGGTGAATGTCGGTGATGTTATTGCCCGTATTCCTCAGGAATCCGGCAAAACCAAGGACATCACCGGTGGTCTGCCGCGGGTTGCCGACCTGTTTGAAGCGCGTAAACCGAAAGAGCCGTCCATCCTGGCGGAAATCTCCGGTACCGTTTCTTTCGGCAAGGAAACCAAGGGCAAGATCCGTCTGCAGATCACCCCGCGTGACGGCAAGCCGCTGGCCAATGGCAAGGATCACTACGAAGTACTGATTCCGAAGCACCGTCAGCTGACCGTGTTCGAAGGTGAAACCGTAGAGAAGGGCGAAGTGATCTCCGATGGTCCTTCCAACCCGCACGACATCCTGCGCCTTAAAGGTGTGGAGGAGCTGGCTCGCTACATCACCAACGAGATTCAGGAGGTTTACCGCCTCCAGGGTGTAGGTATCAACGACAAGCACATCGAGACCATCGTGCGTCAGATGCTGCGTAAAGTTGAAATCCTTGAGATGGGTGACTCTGAGTTCATCAAGGGCGATCAGGTGGAATACCAGCGTGTGGTGGAAGAGAACGAGCGTCTGCGTGCCGAAGGCAAGCAGCCGGCGCAGTTCGAACGCCTGCTGCTGGGTATCACCAAGGCGTCCCTGGCGACCGAGTCCTTCCTGTCTGCGGCCTCCTTCCAGGAGACCACCCGGGTACTGACCGAAGCCGCGGTAACCGGCAAGGAAGACAGCCTGCGTGGCCTGAAGGAAAACGTGGTTGTGGGACGTCTGATCCCGGCCGGTACCGGTCTCGCATACCACGCCGAGCGCAAGCGCAAGCGTCAGCAGCAGGTGAGCCTGAGTTACGGCGAGGGGCCTTCTGCCGAGGAAGTGGAAGCAGCGTTGACCGAAGCGCTGAAGTCTTCCGGCGAGTAA
- the rplK gene encoding 50S ribosomal protein L11, with product MAKKVEAYIKLQVKAGQANPSPPVGPALGQHGVNIMEFCKAFNAQTQGMEPGLPVPVVISVYSDRSFTFIMKSPPAAVLLRKAAKIKSGSGRPNTEKVGKVTRAQIEEIVEIKKADLTASDLEAAVRTIAGSARSAGIEVEGL from the coding sequence ATGGCTAAGAAAGTAGAAGCTTACATCAAGCTGCAAGTTAAGGCCGGTCAGGCCAACCCGAGCCCGCCCGTCGGCCCTGCACTGGGTCAGCACGGTGTGAATATCATGGAGTTCTGTAAGGCGTTCAACGCACAGACTCAGGGTATGGAGCCGGGCCTGCCGGTACCGGTTGTGATCTCTGTATACAGCGATCGCTCCTTCACCTTCATCATGAAGTCTCCGCCCGCCGCGGTTCTGCTGCGCAAGGCTGCCAAGATCAAGAGCGGTTCCGGTCGTCCGAACACTGAGAAAGTCGGTAAAGTAACCCGCGCTCAGATCGAAGAGATCGTGGAAATCAAAAAGGCAGACCTGACTGCATCCGACCTGGAAGCAGCTGTGCGCACCATCGCTGGTTCCGCACGCAGTGCCGGTATCGAAGTGGAGGGTCTGTAA
- the rpoB gene encoding DNA-directed RNA polymerase subunit beta — MAYSYTEKKRIRKDFGKLPKVMDVPFLLAIQLDSYRNFTQADKRPDERLDVGLQAAFKSVFPIVSYSGNAALEYVSYTLGKPAFDVKECTLRGVTYACPLRVRVRLIIYDKESANKSIKDIKEQEVYMGEIPLMTENGTFVINGTERVIVSQLHRSPGVFFDHDKGKTHSSGKLLYAARVIPYRGSWLDFEFDPKDLVYVRIDRRRKLPATILLRALGFSSQEMLEMFFETSNFTLNNETVSLKLIPSRLRGDVASFDIKDDKGKVIVEEGRRITPRHIRQLEKAGVETLEAPVTYANGRVLAHDIIDESTGEVAIECNTEITDEVVNKLRVLNIQQFETLYTNDLDCGPFVSDTLRADPSRTQLEALVEIYRMMRPGEPPTKESAESLFENLFFSDERYDLSAVGRMKFNRRLGREDETGQGTLSKEDIVDVLKTLIEIRNGRGMVDDIDHLGNRRVRSVGEMAENQFRVGLVRVERAVKERLSMAESEGLMPQDLINAKPVAAAVKEFFGSSQLSQFMDQNNPLSEVTHKRRVSALGPGGLTRERAGFEVRDVHPTHYGRVCPIETPEGPNIGLINSLATYARANHYGFLESPYRKVVDGQVTDQIEYLSAINEANYVVAQASAAVDENGRFTDDLVSVRYQYEFTLKTPDEIQYMDVSARQVVSVAAAMIPFLEHDDANRALMGSNMQRQAVPTLRAEKPLVGTGMERTVARDSGVCVVAKRGGVIERVDASRVVVRVRDDEVEAGDAGVDLYGLTKYTRSNQNTCINQRPIVKTGDVVERGDILADGPSVDLGELALGQNMRIAFMPWNGYNFEDSILVSERVVQEDRFTTIHIQELTCIARDTKLGSEEITADIPNVGESALNKLDESGIVYIGAEVGAGDILVGKVTPKGEAQLTPEEKLLRAIFGEKASDVKDTSLRAPSGTRGTVIDVQVFTRDGLQKDQRSLAIEKAQLDEVRKDLNEEYRIVEGATFERLAAALEGQAVAGGKGVKKGDVLNAEILSALPREDWFKLRMAEESLNEQLEKAEAQLKERRKLLDEAFEDKKKKLESGDDLAPGVLKIVKVYLAIKRRIQPGDKMAGRHGNKGVISVIKPVEDMPYDENGDPVDVVLNPLGVPSRMNVGQVLEMHLGMAAKGLGVKIDRMVKEKQEAAKVRGFLEEVYNSTAGRVEDLNELTDQEVLAMAENLRRGVPMATPVFDGAAEPEIKKLLRLADIPDSGQITLFDGRTGDAFERPVTVGYMYMLKLNHLVDDKMHARSTGSYSLVTQQPLGGKAQFGGQRFGEMEVWALEAYGAAYTLQEMLTVKSDDVEGRTKMYKNIVDGDHRMEPGMPESFNVLVKEIRSLGMNFELENE, encoded by the coding sequence ATGGCTTACTCATACACTGAGAAAAAACGTATCCGCAAGGATTTTGGCAAACTGCCTAAGGTCATGGATGTGCCTTTCCTGCTTGCGATACAGCTCGATTCTTATCGCAATTTCACACAGGCTGACAAGCGCCCTGACGAGCGGCTGGATGTCGGTCTGCAAGCGGCGTTCAAGTCAGTATTTCCAATAGTCAGCTACTCTGGCAATGCCGCTCTAGAGTACGTGAGCTATACCCTCGGCAAACCCGCCTTCGATGTCAAGGAATGTACCCTGCGCGGTGTTACCTACGCCTGCCCGCTGCGCGTGCGTGTGCGTCTGATCATTTACGATAAAGAATCTGCGAATAAGTCCATCAAGGACATCAAGGAGCAGGAAGTCTACATGGGCGAAATTCCGCTCATGACCGAGAACGGTACCTTCGTAATTAACGGTACCGAGCGCGTGATCGTGTCCCAGCTGCACCGCTCCCCGGGTGTATTCTTCGATCACGACAAAGGCAAGACCCACTCTTCCGGTAAGCTGCTGTACGCTGCGCGGGTAATCCCTTACCGCGGTTCATGGCTCGACTTCGAGTTCGACCCGAAAGATCTGGTTTACGTACGTATCGACCGTCGCCGCAAACTGCCGGCGACTATCCTGCTGCGCGCCCTGGGTTTCAGCTCCCAGGAAATGCTGGAAATGTTCTTCGAAACCAGCAATTTCACCCTGAACAACGAAACCGTCAGCCTGAAACTGATCCCGTCGCGCCTGCGTGGTGATGTTGCCTCTTTCGATATCAAAGACGACAAGGGCAAGGTCATCGTTGAGGAAGGCCGCCGTATCACTCCGCGCCACATCCGTCAGCTGGAAAAAGCCGGCGTGGAAACTCTGGAAGCGCCGGTTACCTACGCCAATGGTCGGGTACTGGCGCACGACATCATCGACGAGTCCACTGGTGAAGTGGCCATCGAATGTAATACCGAAATTACCGATGAGGTCGTCAACAAGCTGCGTGTCCTGAACATCCAACAGTTCGAGACCCTGTACACCAACGACCTGGACTGTGGTCCGTTCGTGTCCGACACCCTGCGTGCCGATCCTTCCCGCACCCAGCTGGAAGCGCTGGTAGAAATCTACCGCATGATGCGCCCGGGCGAGCCGCCCACCAAGGAGTCTGCGGAGTCCCTGTTCGAGAACCTGTTCTTCTCCGACGAGCGCTACGATCTGTCCGCGGTTGGTCGCATGAAGTTCAACCGTCGTCTGGGTCGTGAAGACGAGACCGGCCAGGGTACCCTCAGCAAGGAAGACATCGTTGATGTTCTGAAAACCCTGATCGAGATCCGCAACGGTCGCGGTATGGTGGACGATATCGACCACCTGGGTAACCGTCGTGTACGTTCCGTGGGTGAGATGGCGGAAAACCAGTTCCGCGTCGGCCTGGTGCGTGTAGAGCGCGCGGTGAAAGAGCGTCTGTCCATGGCGGAATCCGAAGGCCTGATGCCACAGGATCTGATCAACGCCAAGCCGGTGGCTGCCGCGGTGAAAGAGTTCTTTGGCTCTTCCCAGCTGTCCCAGTTTATGGACCAGAACAACCCGCTGTCGGAAGTGACCCACAAGCGCCGTGTGTCCGCGCTTGGCCCGGGTGGTCTGACTCGCGAGCGCGCGGGCTTCGAAGTGCGCGACGTGCACCCGACCCACTACGGTCGCGTGTGTCCGATCGAAACCCCGGAAGGTCCGAACATCGGTCTGATCAACTCGCTGGCGACCTACGCCCGCGCCAACCACTACGGCTTCCTGGAAAGCCCGTACCGCAAGGTAGTGGACGGTCAGGTAACTGACCAGATCGAATATCTGTCTGCGATCAACGAAGCCAATTACGTGGTTGCACAGGCGTCTGCAGCAGTTGATGAGAACGGTCGTTTTACCGATGACCTGGTCAGCGTGCGTTACCAGTACGAATTCACCCTGAAGACCCCGGACGAAATCCAGTACATGGACGTGTCCGCCCGTCAGGTAGTGTCCGTGGCCGCGGCAATGATTCCGTTCCTGGAACACGATGACGCCAACCGTGCACTCATGGGTTCCAACATGCAGCGTCAGGCGGTTCCGACCCTGCGTGCCGAGAAGCCGCTGGTAGGTACCGGTATGGAGCGTACCGTAGCGCGCGACTCCGGTGTATGTGTGGTAGCGAAGCGCGGTGGTGTGATCGAGCGTGTCGATGCCAGCCGTGTAGTTGTACGCGTACGCGACGACGAAGTGGAAGCTGGTGACGCCGGTGTAGACCTGTACGGTCTTACCAAATACACCCGTTCCAACCAGAATACCTGTATCAACCAGCGCCCGATCGTGAAGACCGGTGATGTGGTTGAGCGTGGCGATATCCTGGCCGACGGCCCGTCCGTTGACCTGGGCGAGCTGGCCCTGGGCCAGAACATGCGCATCGCGTTCATGCCCTGGAACGGCTACAACTTCGAGGACTCCATCCTCGTGTCCGAGCGTGTAGTTCAGGAAGATCGCTTCACCACCATCCACATCCAGGAGCTGACCTGTATTGCCCGTGACACCAAGCTGGGCAGCGAGGAAATCACCGCGGATATCCCCAACGTGGGTGAGTCTGCGCTGAATAAGCTGGACGAGTCCGGCATCGTGTATATCGGTGCGGAAGTGGGTGCCGGCGATATCCTGGTGGGCAAGGTAACGCCGAAAGGCGAAGCCCAGCTGACCCCGGAAGAGAAGCTACTGCGTGCGATCTTTGGTGAGAAGGCGTCCGACGTAAAAGATACTTCTCTGCGCGCGCCTTCCGGCACTCGCGGTACCGTGATCGACGTACAGGTGTTCACCCGCGACGGTCTGCAGAAAGACCAGCGCTCTCTCGCCATCGAGAAAGCCCAGCTGGACGAAGTGCGCAAGGATCTCAATGAGGAATACCGCATCGTTGAAGGCGCTACCTTCGAGCGTCTGGCTGCCGCACTGGAAGGCCAGGCCGTTGCCGGCGGTAAGGGCGTCAAGAAAGGCGACGTGCTGAACGCTGAAATCCTGTCCGCGCTGCCGCGCGAAGACTGGTTCAAACTGCGCATGGCGGAAGAGAGCCTGAATGAGCAGTTGGAAAAAGCCGAAGCCCAGCTGAAAGAGCGCCGCAAGCTGCTCGACGAAGCCTTCGAAGACAAGAAGAAAAAACTGGAATCCGGCGACGATCTGGCGCCCGGCGTGCTGAAAATCGTCAAGGTGTACCTGGCGATCAAACGTCGTATCCAGCCCGGTGACAAAATGGCCGGCCGTCACGGTAACAAAGGTGTTATCTCCGTGATCAAGCCGGTCGAAGATATGCCGTACGACGAAAACGGCGACCCGGTAGATGTGGTTCTGAACCCGCTGGGTGTACCGTCGCGGATGAACGTCGGCCAGGTACTGGAAATGCACCTGGGCATGGCAGCCAAGGGCCTCGGCGTGAAGATTGATCGCATGGTCAAGGAAAAGCAGGAAGCAGCCAAAGTGCGGGGCTTCCTGGAAGAGGTCTACAACTCCACCGCTGGCCGTGTTGAGGATCTGAACGAGCTCACCGACCAGGAAGTTCTGGCAATGGCCGAAAACCTGCGTCGCGGTGTACCCATGGCGACTCCGGTGTTCGATGGTGCGGCAGAGCCCGAGATCAAGAAGCTGCTGCGTCTGGCGGATATCCCGGATTCCGGTCAGATCACCCTGTTCGACGGCCGTACCGGCGACGCGTTCGAGCGTCCGGTTACCGTGGGCTACATGTACATGCTGAAGCTGAACCACCTGGTAGACGACAAGATGCACGCGCGTTCTACCGGTTCCTACAGCCTGGTTACCCAGCAGCCGCTGGGTGGTAAGGCGCAGTTCGGTGGTCAGCGTTTCGGTGAGATGGAGGTGTGGGCACTGGAAGCTTACGGTGCCGCCTACACCCTGCAGGAAATGCTCACGGTCAAGTCCGATGACGTGGAAGGTCGTACCAAGATGTACAAAAACATCGTGGACGGCGACCACCGCATGGAGCCGGGCATGCCCGAATCCTTCAACGTACTGGTCAAGGAAATCCGCTCGCTGGGTATGAACTTCGAGCTGGAAAACGAGTAA
- the rplA gene encoding 50S ribosomal protein L1, giving the protein MAKLTKRQRAIAEKLEAGKAYGIDEAVALLKEISNVKFAETVDAAINLGIDPRKSDQAVRGATTLPHGNGKDVRVAVFTQGANAEAAKEAGAELVGMDELAAEVKAGKMDFDVVIASPDAMRVVGQLGQILGPRGLMPNPKTGTVTPDVVTAVKNAKAGQVRFRADKGGIIHGGIGKVSFDVNALKENLEALVADLKKVKPASAKGVYLKKITLSTTMGPGLTIDQASLDVK; this is encoded by the coding sequence GTGGCCAAATTGACCAAGCGTCAGCGCGCTATCGCTGAAAAACTGGAAGCGGGCAAAGCTTACGGTATCGATGAAGCCGTAGCCCTGCTGAAAGAGATCTCCAACGTCAAGTTCGCCGAGACTGTCGACGCAGCTATCAATCTGGGTATCGACCCGCGTAAATCTGACCAGGCTGTTCGCGGAGCAACCACTCTGCCCCACGGCAACGGTAAAGACGTACGTGTCGCGGTATTTACCCAGGGCGCCAACGCGGAAGCTGCGAAAGAAGCGGGCGCTGAGCTGGTAGGTATGGACGAGCTGGCTGCTGAAGTGAAAGCTGGCAAGATGGATTTCGACGTGGTTATCGCCTCTCCGGACGCGATGCGCGTTGTCGGCCAGCTGGGCCAGATCCTCGGTCCGCGCGGCCTGATGCCGAACCCGAAAACCGGCACCGTAACTCCAGACGTTGTGACTGCGGTTAAGAATGCCAAAGCTGGTCAGGTGCGTTTCCGCGCTGACAAGGGCGGTATCATCCACGGTGGTATCGGCAAGGTTTCTTTCGACGTGAATGCTCTGAAAGAAAACCTGGAAGCACTGGTTGCTGACCTGAAGAAGGTCAAGCCGGCTTCTGCAAAAGGTGTGTATCTGAAAAAGATCACCCTGAGCACCACTATGGGCCCGGGTCTGACCATCGACCAGGCTTCTCTGGACGTTAAATAA
- the rplJ gene encoding 50S ribosomal protein L10 — protein sequence MAIGLVDKKAIVAEVQQAAEGALSAVVADSRGVTVNDMTALRKEARENGVWLKVVRNTLARRALAGTEFECLLEKFVGPSIIAFSNEHPGAGARILKEFAKKNDKLELKGAAFEGVATDVALLASLPTYDEAIAKLMSVLKEASAGKLVRTIAAVRDQKEQEAA from the coding sequence ATGGCTATTGGACTCGTAGACAAGAAAGCGATTGTCGCGGAAGTCCAGCAGGCTGCTGAGGGTGCTCTGTCTGCGGTGGTTGCGGATTCCCGTGGCGTAACCGTGAATGACATGACAGCCCTGCGCAAAGAGGCTCGCGAGAACGGCGTTTGGTTAAAAGTCGTCCGCAATACTCTGGCGCGTCGCGCTCTGGCCGGTACCGAATTCGAATGTCTCCTTGAGAAATTCGTCGGTCCCAGCATTATTGCCTTCTCCAACGAACACCCGGGTGCCGGCGCGCGCATCCTGAAAGAGTTCGCGAAGAAGAATGACAAGCTGGAACTGAAAGGTGCCGCCTTCGAAGGCGTAGCGACTGACGTTGCACTGTTGGCAAGCCTGCCGACGTACGACGAAGCAATCGCCAAGCTGATGAGCGTCTTGAAAGAAGCCTCTGCTGGCAAACTGGTTCGCACTATTGCGGCCGTTCGCGACCAAAAAGAGCAAGAAGCTGCTTAA
- the nusG gene encoding transcription termination/antitermination protein NusG: MAKHWYVVQAYSGYEKRVKTSLKERIELHEMDHLFGEVLVPTEEVVEMRAGQKRKSERKFFPGYVLVEMELNDDTWHLVKETPRVLGFIGGKADKPAPITDREAQAILNRIDDSVDKPKPKTLFEPGEMVRVIDGPFNDFNGVVEEVNYEKSRLRVAVLIFGRSTPVELEFSQVEKS, from the coding sequence ATGGCAAAGCATTGGTACGTGGTTCAGGCTTACTCCGGTTATGAGAAGCGTGTAAAGACTTCTCTGAAGGAGCGCATTGAGCTGCACGAAATGGATCACCTGTTTGGTGAAGTGCTTGTCCCCACGGAAGAGGTGGTGGAGATGCGTGCCGGCCAGAAGCGCAAGAGTGAGCGCAAGTTTTTCCCCGGCTATGTGCTGGTGGAGATGGAGCTGAATGACGATACCTGGCACCTGGTGAAAGAGACACCGCGCGTGCTGGGCTTTATCGGTGGTAAGGCGGACAAACCGGCGCCGATTACCGATCGCGAAGCTCAGGCGATCCTGAATCGCATCGATGACTCTGTCGATAAGCCCAAGCCCAAGACTCTGTTTGAGCCGGGCGAGATGGTACGTGTTATCGACGGTCCGTTTAATGATTTCAATGGTGTGGTCGAAGAAGTCAACTACGAGAAGAGTCGCCTGCGGGTGGCAGTGTTGATCTTCGGTCGCTCCACTCCGGTAGAGCTGGAATTCAGTCAGGTAGAAAAGAGCTGA
- the rplL gene encoding 50S ribosomal protein L7/L12 gives MSLTKEDIINAIAEMSVKDVVELIEAMEEKFGVTAAVAAAAPAAAEAAEEKDSFDVVLTSAGDKKVNVIKVVRGITGLGLKEAKALVDGAPSPLKEGATKEEAEAAKKELEEAGATVELK, from the coding sequence ATGTCTCTGACTAAAGAAGATATCATCAATGCGATCGCTGAAATGTCCGTTAAGGACGTTGTTGAGCTGATCGAAGCTATGGAAGAGAAGTTCGGCGTAACTGCAGCGGTAGCAGCTGCTGCACCGGCTGCTGCTGAAGCTGCTGAAGAGAAAGACTCTTTCGACGTTGTTCTGACCTCTGCAGGCGACAAGAAAGTGAACGTGATCAAGGTTGTTCGCGGTATCACTGGTCTGGGTCTGAAAGAAGCCAAAGCTCTGGTAGACGGCGCTCCGAGCCCGCTGAAAGAAGGCGCTACCAAAGAAGAAGCCGAAGCAGCGAAGAAAGAGCTGGAAGAAGCTGGCGCTACCGTAGAACTGAAGTAA